The Nocardia sp. NBC_00508 nucleotide sequence TACAAACGCGGCAGCGCGCTGGTGCCGTCCTGGGTGGCCTTCGCGGTGATCGGTCTACTGGAAGAGCATTTCGGCCGACTGGTCGATTTCGACTTCACCGCCGCCATGGAGGACGACCTCGACGCCATCGCGGGCGGGCGCGAGCAGCGCGGAAACTGGTTGTCCAGCTTCTACTTCGGCGGCGATCACGGCGTGGAGGGCTCGGTCGCGCGATCGGGCGGGCTGAAGAGGATGGTCGGTGACCGGCTGGACGACATCGACGCCCGAGAGATCAACTCCATCAAGCTGTTCAGTGATGCCGACGGACGTGACGTCGTGGTCCGGGTCGGTAAGTACGGGCCGTACCTGGAGCGGATGATCACGAACCCCGATGACCCGGAAGGCGATTCGGTCTCGCAGCGGGCCAACTTGCCGGACGATCTTCCACCGGACGAGCTGACCCCCGACGTCGCGGAGAAGCTGTTCGCGACGCCGCAGGAAGGGCGCGCGCTCGGCGTCGATCCCGCGACCGGACACGAGATCGTCGCGAAGGAAGGGCGTTTCGGTCCGTACGTCACCGAGATCCTGCCCGAGCCGCAAGCCGAGGAGGGGCAGGAGCCCGCCAAGAAGAACGCGAAGAAGGCCGCCGCACCGAAGCCGCGCACCGGTTCGCTCTTCAAATCCATGGACCTGGCCACCATTACGCTCGACGACGCGCTGAAGCTGCTGTCGCTGCCGCGTGTGGTCGGTACAGACCCGGCGACCGGCGAGGAGATCACGTCGCAGAACGGACGTTACGGGCCGTATCTGAAGAAGGGCACCGATTCGCGATCGCTGAATACCGAGGACCAGATCTTCACGGTGACGCTGGAGGAGGCGCTGAAGATCTACGCGGAGCCGAAACGCCGTGGGCGGCAGGCTTCGAACGCGGCTCCGCTGCGTGAGCTCGGCACCGACTCGGCCAGCGGCAAGCCGATGGTGATCAAGGATGGCCGCTTCGGCCCGTATGTCACCGACGGTGAGACCAACGCGACGCTCCGCAAGGGCGACGAGATCGAGTCGATCACCCCGGAGCGGGCCATGGAGCTGCTCGCCGATCGGCGGGCGCGCGGGCCGGTGAAGAAGGCGGCCAAGAAGACAGCGGCGAAGAAGGCGCCCGCCAAGAAGACCGCGGCGAAGAAGACCGCCGCCAAGGCGGCGACGACCACCAAGACGGTCGCCAAGAAGACTGCGGCGCAGAAGGCGGCGGCGAAGAAGACCGGCGTCGGGAATTCGTGAGTTCCCACTCCGCCTCGGCCGTAGCGTGAGCGCCATGAGTACCGAACAGGAACGCGAGGATCTGATCGCGATGCTCGCCGACCAGCGCGAGCTTTTCCGTATCACCCTGCGCGGGATCGATGACGAGCAGGCGCGGCGGCCGACCACCGTGAGCGAACTGACCCTCGGTGGCTTGCTGCACCACCTGATCAACTGTGAACGGCACTGGACCTCGGTGATCGTGCGGCGGGACGAGAACGCGGCACTGGACGTCTCGACGTTCGATGGTGAGTACGTCATGGCGCCGGACGAGACCGTGTCCGGGTTGCTGGCCACCTGGGACGAGGTCGCCGCGGCAACGGCCGAGCTGATCCGCTCGGTCGACAGCCTCGACACCTCGGTTCCCACGCCGACGGCGCCGTGGACGCCGGAGCGGATCTGGCAGTCGGTGCGCTATACCGTGCTGCATATCCTGCGGGAGATCGCACACCATTCCGGGCACGCGGACATCATCCGCGAGGCGCTGGACGGCGCGAGCAGCACGCAGCAGCGCGCCTCATAGCGTCGATTGGTACCTGACCGACGGTGTCGGTGCCGGCGGCTAGGGTGTACGGCGTGGCGGGTGTCTTCGATCGGTTGGTCGGCCAGGAGGCGGTCGAGTCCGAGTTGACCGCTGCCGCCATCGCGGCGCGCGCGGGCGTGGTCGAGGGGGCGATGACGCATTCGTGGTTGTTCACCGGCCCGCCTGGATCGGGCAGATCCGTTGCGGCGCTGTGCTTCGCGGCCGCATTGCAGTGCACCGACCCGCAGGCTCCCGGGTGCGGCAGCTGCCACGCCTGCACCACAACCATGGCGGGCACACACGGTGACGTGCGCCGGGTGGTGCCCGAGGGACTGAGCATCAGCACCAAAGAGATGCGCGAGATCGTGCAGGTCGCCTCGCGTAGGCCGAGCACGGGGCGCTGGCAGGTGGTGGTGATCGAGGATGCCGACCGCTTGACCGAAGCGGCGGGAAACGTGCTGCTCAAGGTGGTCGAGGAACCGCCGCACCGGACGGTGTTCCTGCTGTGCGCGCCTTCGGTGGATCCGGAGGACATCTCGATCACACTGCGTTCCCGGTGCAGGCATGTACACCTGGTGACGCCGTCGATACCCGCCATCGCCCGGGTGCTCACCGAACGCGACAAGCTCGACGAGCAGACCGCGACCTGGGCCGCCGCCATCAGTGGCGGGCACGTCGGGCGCGCCCGCAGGCTCGCCACCGACGAGGAGGCGCGCGCCCGCCGCCAGCGTGCCCTGGCCTTGGTCGCCGCGGTCGGCACGTCCGGAGCGGCCTACTCCGCCGCCGACGAGCTGGTACGCGCGGCCGACGACGAGGCCAAACAGATGAGCGCGGCCCGCGACGAACGCGAACGAGAAGAACTCGCCACCGCCCTCGGCGCGGGCGGCACCGGCAAGGGCGCGGCGACCGCCACCCGTGGTTCCGCCGGTGTGCTGAAGGACCTGGAACGACGCCAGAAGTCCCGCGCCACCCGCACCGGCCGCGACGCCCTCGATCGCGCCCTGATCGACGTGGCCGGCGTCTACCGCGACGCGCTGGCCGTCCGTTTCGGCGCCGCCCGCCGCGGTTCCGGCGTCGCGCTCACCCACCCAGACCTTTCCGACCAGATCCACGACCTCGCCGCGCGCCTGCGCCCCGAGGGCCTGCTCCGGTCCATCGAGGCCGTCCTCGCCTGCCGAGAAGCCCTCGACCTCAACGTCAAGCCCCGCTTCGCCCTCGCCGCCATGGCCGCAGCCCTGATCGCAGCCCAGTCCCAGTGACCGTGACCACCCGTTTTCGCGATCGGCCCCCGAGACGATAGACTCGCTTGGCCGAAAGGCACGCCGCCTTAGCTCAGTCGGTAGAGCGCTTCACTCGTAATGAAAAGGTCGCGAGTTCGATTCTCGCAGGCGGCTCAATTCCCTTTTGCTATAAGCGCAGGTAGAAGTGCGGAGTCTGGCTGCTAATTTTGTCTCATTTCCTGATGACGGCGTCATCGGTATTTGATGACGGGCAACGCGGTTCGGTCCTTCGCTAGACCATTTGAGCTGCTCTTTCACCTGAGAGCGCTGGGGATTGGGCGCCGGGGAGGATGGCTCCCCCTTCGGCTGTCCGTCAATGTTTTGGTATCAGGCCGGTGTGGCAGGTTCGGGGTGGATGGGGACTCGGACGCGGGGTGAAGCGGGTTCGGAAGCACTCCCGACCCCTCTGCCAGTGGAGTAGGTCTAATCCGTCCTCGAGCATCCGACGTGACTTGCGACTTTTTCGGCGCGGCGCGAGGCACTCCGGAAGCGGGATTGACATCGTCGCCGCTCGGCTGCAATTTCACGGTATGCTGAAATATGTTTCAGCCGGTGCTGGAACAGCAGTAGCAGGCAATCGCGCACGCTCATGGAACGGGCAGGAGGGGGCAGCGGGACATGGTGGCACGGGCAGGAAGGGGTCCGCGTGGGGAACGTGGCGCGCAGGCGGACCGCATTCTGGCGGCGGCCCGCAAGTCCTTCGCTGAGCGGGGCTACAACGGGACCTCATTGCGGTCGGTGGCTCAGGCCGCCGATGTGGATCCCACCCTGGTGAACTACTACTTCTCCAACAAGACGGGATTGCTGAAGGCGGCGCTGGAGCCGCCGGACGCCTTCGGTGCGGGCATTGCCGAGGCCGCCCAGGTGCCGCTGGAGGAGCGCGGGCGAGCCTTCGTGGAGGCGGCGCTGCGCATGTGGGACGACCCGGCCACCGCGGAGGTCCTGCGCTCGATCATCCTCGCGGCAAGTCACGAGCCCTTCGCCATGGAGCGCCTCCGCTCCGTCTTCTCCGCGCTCGTCCTGCAGATCGTGTCGGCGAGCCTTCCCCACGACGAGGCCGAGGTGCGCGCAAATCTGGTCTCCACGCAGATCGTGGGCCTTGCGATGACACGTTACGTCTGGGCGATCGACCGCATCGCCGACATCCCCTCAGAGCAGGTCATCCGCCTGATCGCGCCGACTGTGCAGCACTACCTCACGGGCGCCCTGGGCGGGGACATCCCGGGGAACGCCTGACCGCAAGCGACTGTCCGGAGCGGAGCGGACATCGCCCGCCAGTCCGCCTATTCCAGCGCAGACGCCAGTATCCCAAAATCCTCCACCCCTCCATGGGATGACCTGTGAGGACGATGCGCCCGTCCCGGTCCGCGGCCCCCGGCTCCCCTCGGGCATTCACGGCCCCGATGCGAACGACGCCACCATATTTTCACGCCATATGGAAATTCCCCTTGCCTGTAGCGAGTCTGCGCGCGTACGGTGAGGACAGTTAATTTCAGTACACGTGGAAATGAGAGTGCCATGGCCCGATTCAAGGCCGCCGGAGTGGAGCCCGGTCAGCGTCAGCTCAACGGACCGCAGACCACCGGTCGTCAGTACCGCAACCTGTCCCCGGCCCTCCACGGGACGACCCGCGAGGACAATGTGTCCGTCCCGGTGCGCGACGGCACCCAGCTACTGGCCGACATTCACCGGCCCGACGCGGAGGGCAGGTTCCCCGCCCTTATCGCGGCGGCCCCCTACCCCCGCCAGCTCCAGGACCTGGGCGCCCCCGCGGCCATCATCGAGGCCGGCGCCAGCGACTTCTGGGTGCCGCGCGGCTACGCCCATGTCATCGCCAACCTCCGCGGCACGGTCGGCTCCGGCGGCGTCTACACCTTTTTCGACGAGCAGGAGCGCAAGGACCTGTTCGACCTGGTCGAGTGGGCCGCCGGGCAGCCCTGGTGCGACGGAAAGGTAGGCATGATCGGCATCAGCTACTACGCCATGAGCCAGCTGGAGGCAGCCACCCAGCGCCCGCCACACCTCGAAGCCCTGTTCCCTTTCAACGTCACTGTCCAGGTCCGGGAAGCCGCTTACCACAACGGCCTGTTGAGCGAGGCCTTCCTTACCCCCTGGATCCATGCGCTGGGCGTCCTGTCCGCCCACGGCGACCGCCTCTACCGCAAGGGCCTGTCCCGTCTCCTGCGCCGGTTCCTCGCCATCCCCGCCGTCCACCGGCGGTTCAGCCAGACCGACGGCGTCCAGGCAACCCGCGGCCTGCGGCTGGTCAGCCGCTTCCGCCACGACGCCCACCCATGGAACGCTCTGCTCGAGGCAGTGACCACCGATCACCCCACCCGGGATGCGTGGTGGGACGAGCGTGACCTGACCGGACTGCTCGCCGATGTCGACATACCCGTCTACCTCGGCGGCGAATGGTCCAACGTTCCCCTCCACCTGACCGGGCTCTTCCAAGCCCGGGACGCCCTCGCGCACAACCCGCACGTGCGCATGGCCATGCTCGGGGAGCACAGCCTGCCCTGGCCATGGGAAAGCATGCACATCGAGGCACTCGCCTGGTTCGACCACTGGCTCAAGGGCCGGGACACCGGCATTCTCGAAGGCCCTGCCATCCGCTACTGGTTGCCCGGGGCCGAACAGTGGCGCACCGCCGACTCCTGGCCCCCGTCGGCCACCCACACCGCCCTGGCCCTCAGCGCTGACGGCTCCCTTACGGCCGACGAGCGGCCGGGCGAGCGCAGTTACGCCACCGATGGCGCGAACCACATGCCAGGCCAGCTGAGTTGGACCAGCGCCCCCCTTCCCGACGATATCGACATGGTCGGCCACCCCGAACTACGGCTCACCGCCACCAGCAGTGCGACCGACACGGCATGGATCCTGCTTCTGCAAGACGTCGGCCCGGATGGCAAGGCCGCCGACATCACCCAGGGCTGGCTGCGCGCCGGCATGCGCCACGTCGACGAGGACGCGAGTGAGACGGGCCGGCCCGTCCTCCCGATGCAGGCGCGGATTGCCGTCCCTCCAGGCGAGCCGGTCGACTACCGCATCCCGCTGGTCGCCAACGCCCGCCGGTTCCAGCGCGGGCACCGCATCCGGCTGATCCTCACCAGCGACGACAATCGCGAGGAGTTCCAGCCCATGCTGCTGTTCAGTCACGCCCCCGTCAGCATGGCGGGCGTCAACACGGTGCACTCCAGCTCACGCCTGCTGCTTCCGATCCTGGACGGCGAATGAACGGGATGCCCTCCGGCCGCGACGACCCGGCGGTCCGCTCGTTTCGATCACCCTCACGGTGAGCTCGCGGCCGGAAACCAGCGTGGCCCCACATACCCCTGTTCGCCGCGGCGCCCCCGCCCAGGCAAGACCGTCCCAACCTCTGATGGAGTGCCCTTGATGACCACTACGTCCACCCGCCCGGCCAGCCCGAGCCTCCTCCGCTACACATCCGCGGTCGGCGGCGCCATCCTGGTCACAGCCCTGCTGTGGGCCGCAGCCCACAGCCTCGGCGTCGAACTTCGCGTCGATGCCCGCAACGGACGGCCGGCCCAGGTCGTCGGCCTGCCCCTCGTCGCAGGCAGCACGCTCGTCGTCTCCCTGCTCGCCTCGGCGACGCGGAAGTGGTTGGACCGGTTGACCGACCGGGCCCCGACCGCCTGGACCCGACTGGCCGTCACCGTGTTGCTGGTGTCGCTCGCGCCTATGGCGTACGTCCAGGCATCCGGCAGCGCCAAAGCGACGCTCGCCCTGATGCACCTGGCAGTCGCCGCCGTACTCGTGCCGCTCCTGGCCCGCGGAAGCGGCGATCGGCCCGGAACGCAGCAGCACGCCAGAAACAACCAATCGATCCGTTGAAGGTGCGGAGCGTGATCCGGCCGCCGACCCGGACGTCGAAGGAGCCATGCACATGCCCAGCCATCACGCCAACCTCGCCGCGATCCTGGTGGACGCTGCGGCGCGCCACCCCGACCGCCCCGCCGTCCGGCTCGACGGTGCCACCCTCAGGTACGCCGAACTCGACGAGGCGAGTGCCCGAGCCGCGTCGCTCCTGCGCAGCGCCGGGGCGAACGCGGGCGACCGGGTCGGCCTGATGCTGCCGAACCTGCCCGCGTTCGCCGTCCCGTACTACGGCATCCGGCGCGCCGGCGCTCGGCTCGAATCTGGTCTCCGGCACCCGATCCGCGATCCGCGACCTTGGGCGGTTCCATCGCCAGGTGATCACCGGACAGACTCCATCGGCCAACGGCCGGATATCAGTGTGCGACAGACGAAATGCCGGTTTCTCGATCATGGCAGTACAGAGAGGCCAGCACCTGGCCGCGCCGTAGGACCAAAGTAATGCAATGCCATGTCACAGTCCGCTTCCCGGGTTGGCCGCCGATGCACTACAAGGCCGACTCCGTAGCAGCGCACACCTTTGCGAAGGCAGTGTATGAAATGGGACTGGCAACAATTCAAATCGATCAGGATATGCGCGAAGCATTGCAGCCCATGCCTTATCAGCGGCTCTGGCGATGAACAAACATGACTGATGCCGCCTGCTGCAGCATCTGATGGGCTCGGTCGGAGCCGAATCCCTTGCCGTGCCCACCAGCTCGAGATCCAGCCGAACTCGACTCGGACTCGAACACCCCACATGCTGATCGCCAACCGTGCCCTGGATGTTGTCCGGTATCCCGCCAGTGTCAGGTCGACACGCCTCGCTGTCGCGAGCCTGTCGGTGCAGTACCGGAACAGCTGCTGACCCGCGCGCGCCGGAAGTCGCGCGGTTTCCGCAACCGCTGCGGGCGTTCACCCGTCTCACCGCCCTCAGTGCCGGCTTGTCCAGGCAAGCCAACCGCATACTCTGCTAAACCTTCTGAACCACTCCGACCGACTCTCCACCGCGGAATATCAGCGCGCCTCAGCGCTAAGTGAGATACACAGGTGTCGGCCGACAATGTCAAGTCCGGACCCGGACCGTGCGGTTGTCGAACGGGTCGTCAAGATGCCCAGGGGCCGATGCCGCCGACCTTGTCGATTCGGATGCGGGTGAGGTAACCGGGCGGGGCGTCTTCCGGCGGGAACTGGGCTGTGCGGCCGATCATGGTCTTGGCGAGTTCGGTGAGCAGTTCGGGGGCGCCGCCCTCGACGACGCGGGCGGTGCCGGTGATCGACAAGTACGGGCGCATCACTTCGCCGCGTTCGGAGGAGAGGATGGTGACCGCGACGCGCGGGTCGCGGCGGACGTTGCGGATCTTCTGGTAGACGCCGAGGTGGGCGGTGACGAGCTCGTCGCCATCCGGTGTGGATTGCAAGGCCACCCAGACGACGGATACCTGGGGACTGCCGTCGGGGTTGATGGTGACCAGCGTTGCGTCGGCACCGGCACCGATGAGTGCGCAAGCGTCGTCGGCGAGTTTCATGTGTTGTTCTACCGCTCGGCCGCCGCTTTCATTCCCGGCTCACCAGCTCTGCAGAAAGCGACCGCGTCGCGACAATCCGCGGCGTGACGCAGCGTAAGTCGTCCCTCGACGCTATTGCGGACTACGTGACGACGAATGTTCCCTTGCCCGGCATGTGCGGATAGTTGGTCGCGATCAGCACTTCGGCTCGGCCGAGACCGGAGGGGATGGTGACGGGGACCCAGTGGCCGTGGACATTCTCGCCGGTTGGCGTATCGTCGTCGACCCAGATCGGCGGAAGACTGCCCAGCTCGCCGGTATCGGAGTTCCGCCAATAAACCGTGACCTCTACGCCGCAGGAGCCGCCCGGGACGTCGGGGGTGAAGACGAACTCCGGACGGATCCACAGCGTTGGACTGCCGGAGTAGTTGCGGTCGGGATCGTACTGGGCCGCGATCATTCCGATGCCGGTACCGCCGCCTCCGCATACCGTGCGTGCCGGTGGGACGCCGACGGGGATCGCGGACGCGGTGGGGGCGGTCAGCGCCAATGCGCCGGCAGCCAGAGTTAGTGCCGTCATACCGCGATAGCCGTGCACGGCTGCTCCGCTCTTCATCGGGGTCGAACTGTCTGCCCATGTGTCGCTCGAGATTCGCAGAACGTTAACCAGCGTTGGCGCTGTCGGCATCCGCGTCTTGCCGTGCATGGGGAGGGCTACCGCGAGCGGGTGCGGTGCCGGATCGGGTAAGTCGAAGGGCGCAAGCCGTTACCCTGGGCTGGGCGCCGTTGACCAGCCCAGGAGAACGTCTTCCGGGCTCAGCCGGCAGCTGCGGAGCGCAAGTGGACGCGCTCGGCGATGCTCGCCAATTCCGCGTTGAAGCGGTCGGCGGCTTCGATATTGCCCAGGTGGCCAGTGGGCCACACATGGTATGCGGCCAAATGGCCAGTGTCGCGCAGCGCGTCCGCGATACGACGCGACATACGCTCGGGCAGCAACCGATCTTGCGCGCCCGCGATCACCGTGGTCGGCACCGTGAGCGAGGCGGCGGCCTCGGCGAGATCGATGTCGGCGAGCGCGGCTGCGTGCTTGCCCCGGGTGAGCGGTCGGCAGGAACGCACGATGCCGAGGGCGAACTCCACCTGGTCCGCGGTGGCCTGCTCGGTCATCACCCGTGCCTTGAGCAGCGCGCTTGCGGGCCAACCACCCGGCAGTGGCACCGGGGCGGTGAGCAATGTCTCGGCGACGATCATCGGTATCCGCACGTTGGCGCCGAGCAGGGTAATCGGCCGGTCGGCCAAGGTCAGCGGCTTGTTCAGCAGCGGGAGCAGATCGGTGTCGTACCGGATGTTGCCCGAGCTGGTGTTCAGCAGCACGGCCGCGGCGGCGTACCGCCGCACCTGGTCCGGGTAGACCGAAGCCCACGCCTGCACGGTGATGCCGCCCATGCTGTGGCCGACGAGCACCGCGCGTTGGCCGGGGCGGAGGGTGGCGGCCAGGACGGCGGCCAGGTCGTCGGCCAGCGTTTCCTTGCTCGGCGCGGACTTGCCGAATTCGCTCGCACCGTGGCCGCGCTGGTCGTAACAGACCACTCGATAGCGATCGGCGAAGGCGTTGATCTGCGGGTTCCAGTACTCGATACTGCAACTCCAGCCGTGGATCAGAACAATGGCGTCGCCCTTGGCGGGACCGTAAGCATGCACCCGCAGGCGGGCACCGTCCTTGGTGGTGACCGGGATGACCGCACAGCGTGCGGTGGGGGCGTTCAGAGACGCGGTCTGAAAGGTGCGGGACCGCAGTCCGGCACGGTAAGCGGCAGTGAGCGCGCCGTTACGCGCGTCCGCCAGCGTCCTCATCGACTTCACCAGCATCGAGCACTCCTTTGTGTCCTCCGTCACCGTACAGTGCTAGCAAGATGCTTGCTAGTGCTAGCACTCGATGACGGATTTCCTGGCTTGTACCGAGGAGTACCCCGAATTCGGTCCGGTCAAAGATCATTTCTGGACCAATCTTGTCTGCGTCCGATGCCACAATCAGGCGTGGTCAAGATCCGTTTCGAGCCGCCGATACCCGTGCTGCGCATGTTCGATGTCGCGCGGACCTTCGAGTTCTATCGCGACTACCTGGGTTTCGCCGTCGACTGGGAGCACCGCTTCGGCGCTGAGTTCCCGCTGTACGCGCAGGTCTCCCGGGCCGGAGCGAAGATTCATCTCAGCGAGCACCACGGCGACGGCACGCCGGGCACGGTCGTGTGGATCGCGGTGGAGGATGTGTTCGCCTGGCAGGCCGAGCTGGCCGGCAAGAGCTATGGCTACGCCGAACCCGGCAGTCCGGAGGACGGTCCGGGTGGGCCGGGATTCGAGCTGGTCGATCCATCCGGCAACGTGCTGCGTTTCGCCCAGCCGGAGTAGCGGCCCACGCTCTGGTGCGGACGCCCGCACGGATCCGGCGTTGTACGCAACCCTATGGTCGCACTCCCGCTTTCGAGCCCAGCGAGACCGAGCCGGGCCGCGAACACGGACGCCGTAGGCGCTGCAGAACGAACAGGGCTACGGTTGACGCTGTGGACATCGCGCGCATCGGCCCCGGACTTGCGACCGCTCCGGATGCCGAGCAGAGGACGGATGCCGAGCAGAGGACCGGTTGGCGCGCGGTGGGTCTGCCGCTGCTGGTGGCGGGTATCGGCGTAGGTATCGGCGTGTTGTTGCACCTGCGGGATCCCCATGTCGAAGGCTCCTACGGCACCTGCCCGGTCTATGCCCTGACCGGCTGGTACTGCCCGGGATGCGGCGGGATGCGCGCCGTACACAACCTCACCGAGGGACAGATCATCGATGCCGTGCAGAGCAATCTACTCGCGATTCCGCTGGTGCTCGCGTTCGCGGTGTGGGTGACGGACTGGACCATCCGGGCCTGGCGCGGTCAGAAGATGCGTCTGCCGTCGATCAGCCGGATCACCATGTGGACATTTTTCGGATTGCTGGCGGTCTACACCGTGCTGCGCAATACGCCGTGGGGGACCCTGCTCACACCGGTGTAGCCGCCAGGCGTGGAGGCTAGCTGCAAATATGAATGATTCGCTGAAGTCAAGGGTGCGGGAGAAGTTGCTGCGCCAGCTCGCCGAGGACGGCCCGCTGGACACCGAGCACGACGACCCACGGCTGATCGCTGTGGAAACCGATCTCGACGCGCTGGCCAACGTCGCCGAGGACGATCCGCTCATCGAAGAGCTCGCCACGCGCTATCTGGTGTTCTGATCAGGTAATCGACATGCCGCCGTGCGGCGGCAGCTGGGGTAGCGGTTCGGCGAGCAGCCAGCTGTCCCACAGCGGGCGCAGCGGCACCAGGCTGTAGTGTCCCGCGAGGTCGGTGAATTCCTCGGTGGTCACCGACGAGTGCCGGTAGCGGATCGTCCATTCGCGCAGCAGGTTGAAGAACGTCGAATCGCCGAGTTCCAAGCGCAGGGCGTGCAAGGCCAGCGCGCCACGTTTGTAGACGCGGTCATCGAACATGCGCCGCGGCCCTGGGTCGCCGACGATGATGTCCTGGGGCTGGCGGGAAAGATTGTGCCGCGCGGCGCGGGCCAGCTGGTCGGCAGTGGGACCGCCCGCCGCTTCCGACCAAATCCATTCCGCGTAGCAGGCGAAACCTTCGTGCAGCCAGATGTCGCGCCATTGGCGGATGGTCAGGCTGTTGCCGAACCACTGATGCGCCAGCTCGTGCGCGATCAGCCGCTCGGCGCCGCGGCGACCGTCGCAGTGGTTGGCACCGAAGATGGAGATGCCCTGCGCCTCGATCGGGATCTCCAACTCGTCGTCGGTGACGACCACCGTGTACCCCTCGAGCGGATAGGGGCCGAACTTCTCGGTGAAGACCTCGAGCATGGCCGGCTGCCGGGCGAAATCGTGGTCGAAGTTCGCGCGCAGCCGCGGCGGAATGACGGCCTGCATCGGTACCGGGGAGTGTGCGGAACCGATGCGATGCTTGCGATAGTGGCCGATCTGGATGGTCGCCAGGTAGCTCGGCATCGGCTCCGCCTGCTCGTAGACCCAGGTGGTCTGGCTGGCCTTCGTCTGCTTGCGCAGCAGGGTGCCGTTGGCCTGCGCGTAATACGGCGAATCGGTGGTGATCGAAATCCGGTAGCTGGCTTTGGAACTCGGATGGTCGTCACAGGGGAACCAAGATGCCGCGCCATTGGGCTGACTGGCCACGAGCGCGCCCTCGGTGAGTTCCTCCCAGCCGACTTCGCCCCACGGTCCGCGCACCGGTTTGGGGATGCCGCCGTACTGCACCACCACCGACAGCACGCCGCCCGCCGGAATCCGCTGCTGCGGCGTGATCACCAATTTGCCGTGCTGATGGGTGTATTTCGCGGCCTTGGTCCCGTTGACGAACACCTTCGAGACGGTGAGCGCTTGCGCGAGGTCGAGTGCGAAGCGCGGCTGCATAGCGGTGGTCACCGCGGTGATCGTGGCCCGTCCGGTGAGCCGGTTGCCCGCGACCCGATAGGCCAGCTCCAGTTCGTACCGGGAGACCCGATACCCCCGATTGCCATTCTGCGGTAGGTACTCATCGATGGGGGCTTCGTAGAACTTGCCCGCCATCAGCGTGCTCCGGGGTCGCCCGTGAACCAGGGTGCGATCGGGTTGCCCCACCAGCGCGTCGATGCGGGCACCGTGTCGCCACGCATCACCAGCGAGGCCGGGCCGATGGTCGCGCCGTCGCCGAGTGCCGAGGCAGGGAGCGCGACGCAGTGCGGGCCGAGGGTGGCGCCCGCGCCGAGGGTGACGGTGTCCATGGCCATGATCCGATCGTGGAACAGGTGGGTCTGCACCACGCAGCCGCGCTCCACGGTCGCGCCGTTGCCGAGAGTCACCAGGTCCGCCTCCGGTAGCCAGTAGGACTCGCACCATACCCCGCGGCCGATCTTGGCGCCGAGTCCGCGAAGCCACAGATTCAGTACGGGCGTCCCGGTCGCGGCGCGTGCGAACCACGGCGCGGCAACTGTTTCCACAAAGGTGTCGGAGACCTCGTTACGCCACACGAACGAACTCCACAACGGGTGCTCCTCGGCGCCGATTCGCCCCACCAGCAACCATTTTGCGGCCACCGCGCTCGCACCCGCGACAGCGCCGGCCGTCAGCAGCACCAGCCCGCTCAGCAGCCCGGCGGCCAGGTGGCCGAAGGTTTGCGCGAGCCAGGCCAGAGCGAAAAGCACGCCGAGTCCGATGGCGAAAGTCACCAGGACTGGGAAGAGGCGGCAGGTTTCGACGATGGCGCGGGCGATGCGCAGACGCGCGGGCGGGTCGAAGGTGCGTGCGGTGTCGGTGCTCTCCGCCGCGCGGCGCAGCCGGACCGGCGGGCTCCCCAGCCAGGACGAACCCGCCTTCGCCTTGGATGGCGCCGCCGATAGCACCGCTACCAGGCCGTTCTTCGGGACGCGGCGGCCG carries:
- a CDS encoding alpha/beta fold hydrolase, giving the protein MLVKSMRTLADARNGALTAAYRAGLRSRTFQTASLNAPTARCAVIPVTTKDGARLRVHAYGPAKGDAIVLIHGWSCSIEYWNPQINAFADRYRVVCYDQRGHGASEFGKSAPSKETLADDLAAVLAATLRPGQRAVLVGHSMGGITVQAWASVYPDQVRRYAAAAVLLNTSSGNIRYDTDLLPLLNKPLTLADRPITLLGANVRIPMIVAETLLTAPVPLPGGWPASALLKARVMTEQATADQVEFALGIVRSCRPLTRGKHAAALADIDLAEAAASLTVPTTVIAGAQDRLLPERMSRRIADALRDTGHLAAYHVWPTGHLGNIEAADRFNAELASIAERVHLRSAAAG
- a CDS encoding DUF2752 domain-containing protein produces the protein MDIARIGPGLATAPDAEQRTDAEQRTGWRAVGLPLLVAGIGVGIGVLLHLRDPHVEGSYGTCPVYALTGWYCPGCGGMRAVHNLTEGQIIDAVQSNLLAIPLVLAFAVWVTDWTIRAWRGQKMRLPSISRITMWTFFGLLAVYTVLRNTPWGTLLTPV
- a CDS encoding glyoxalase superfamily protein → MPQSGVVKIRFEPPIPVLRMFDVARTFEFYRDYLGFAVDWEHRFGAEFPLYAQVSRAGAKIHLSEHHGDGTPGTVVWIAVEDVFAWQAELAGKSYGYAEPGSPEDGPGGPGFELVDPSGNVLRFAQPE
- a CDS encoding M1 family metallopeptidase; translation: MAGKFYEAPIDEYLPQNGNRGYRVSRYELELAYRVAGNRLTGRATITAVTTAMQPRFALDLAQALTVSKVFVNGTKAAKYTHQHGKLVITPQQRIPAGGVLSVVVQYGGIPKPVRGPWGEVGWEELTEGALVASQPNGAASWFPCDDHPSSKASYRISITTDSPYYAQANGTLLRKQTKASQTTWVYEQAEPMPSYLATIQIGHYRKHRIGSAHSPVPMQAVIPPRLRANFDHDFARQPAMLEVFTEKFGPYPLEGYTVVVTDDELEIPIEAQGISIFGANHCDGRRGAERLIAHELAHQWFGNSLTIRQWRDIWLHEGFACYAEWIWSEAAGGPTADQLARAARHNLSRQPQDIIVGDPGPRRMFDDRVYKRGALALHALRLELGDSTFFNLLREWTIRYRHSSVTTEEFTDLAGHYSLVPLRPLWDSWLLAEPLPQLPPHGGMSIT